In the genome of Streptomyces pactum, one region contains:
- a CDS encoding TRADD-N-associated membrane domain-containing protein, translating to MSAERFFPAHRPVDHDRGRVRRDPHRPHHVVISGGSVVQVVGGADAPPPGPGPAAGGTTSGPGSHQPVPTSGVPDPRAPGQVPAGPADPRQDFFVGFLGQALGQARTTFRLSALFMSAGAVLVLVGGALALASAGDPQADYLPVATALGGVMITGGGGAFALRADRARRHLAEQAERVHESMRADLTLGQTLGLIDRVDDQALRDRLKSVTAMRVLGLGPDPDTVTGRLLPQAVEPGAAEGERPVGGPSWGPAGPVAPG from the coding sequence ATGTCAGCGGAACGCTTCTTCCCGGCACACCGACCCGTCGATCACGACCGGGGCCGGGTCCGTCGGGATCCGCACCGCCCGCACCATGTGGTGATCAGCGGCGGTTCCGTGGTGCAGGTGGTGGGCGGGGCCGACGCCCCGCCGCCCGGCCCGGGCCCGGCCGCCGGCGGCACCACGTCCGGCCCGGGGTCGCACCAGCCGGTGCCCACCTCGGGGGTGCCCGATCCCCGGGCACCGGGCCAGGTTCCGGCCGGGCCCGCCGATCCGAGGCAGGACTTCTTCGTCGGCTTCCTCGGTCAGGCGCTCGGGCAGGCCCGCACCACCTTCCGGCTGAGCGCCCTGTTCATGTCGGCCGGCGCGGTGCTGGTGCTGGTCGGCGGCGCCCTCGCCCTGGCCAGCGCCGGTGACCCGCAGGCGGATTACCTGCCGGTGGCCACCGCGCTGGGCGGCGTGATGATCACCGGTGGCGGCGGGGCCTTCGCCCTCCGTGCCGACCGCGCACGCCGTCACCTGGCGGAACAGGCCGAGCGGGTCCACGAGTCGATGCGCGCGGACCTGACCCTGGGTCAGACGCTCGGTCTCATCGACCGGGTGGACGACCAGGCGCTGCGGGACCGGCTGAAGTCGGTGACCGCGATGCGGGTGCTGGGCCTGGGGCCGGACCCGGACACGGTGACCGGGCGCCTGCTGCCGCAGGCCGTGGAGCCCGGCGCCGCGGAGGGTGAACGCCCGGTCGGCGGACCGTCGTGGGGCCCGGCCGGCCCGGTGGCCCCGGGCTGA
- a CDS encoding DUF6716 putative glycosyltransferase translates to MPTRTHSPLRAAVLADSDTRWKWGALTAHRLITGTSDSASDAGRGAREAELDGYLLRGRATPTVRQLAEVGVRARQLREVTGAEFVTAVDRDRYDVIVLSCVGGAVQAMLHGLARAWAGHARRPVVVTGYVGVVYEKLADGLLLRHGADVVLANSRHDADRFRDVYTGVGASPESVVECALPFLGGAPYDERARRTRRYPGGTVVFAVQPSVPDNRADRTYLLRRAVEHARKNPDREVLVKLRSKPGEHTTHIEELPYQKLVAKLEGGTPENFRLAYGNMGEVLDTTDLLVTVSSTAALESLHRGIPTAVLTDLGIREVLGNHHFLGSGCLASWDELDAGYLPEPDPGWVARQGVAVGDAYRTAFDAARARVAALAAADRLPPPAPYYTPTTAPGYLPRILGRYGFQPDGTPRPGAAPDAAAAGGLRRVVRNTMREAARGAYRHGVQRVAPVIRRMGEL, encoded by the coding sequence GTGCCCACTCGTACCCATTCCCCCTTGCGCGCCGCGGTGCTCGCCGACTCCGACACCCGGTGGAAGTGGGGCGCGCTCACCGCGCACCGACTGATCACCGGCACCTCGGACAGCGCGAGCGACGCCGGCCGGGGCGCCCGGGAGGCCGAGCTCGACGGCTACCTGCTGCGCGGCCGGGCCACCCCGACGGTGCGCCAGCTCGCCGAGGTGGGGGTACGGGCGCGTCAGCTGCGCGAGGTCACCGGCGCCGAGTTCGTCACCGCGGTGGACCGCGACCGGTACGACGTGATCGTCCTGTCCTGCGTCGGCGGCGCCGTCCAGGCGATGCTGCACGGCCTCGCCCGCGCGTGGGCCGGCCACGCCCGCCGCCCGGTGGTCGTCACCGGCTACGTGGGCGTGGTCTACGAGAAGCTCGCCGACGGACTGCTGCTGCGGCACGGCGCCGACGTGGTGCTCGCCAACTCCCGGCACGACGCCGACCGGTTCCGCGACGTCTACACCGGCGTCGGCGCGTCCCCGGAGAGCGTGGTGGAGTGCGCCCTGCCGTTCCTCGGTGGCGCCCCCTACGACGAGCGGGCCCGCCGCACCCGCCGGTACCCCGGCGGCACCGTGGTCTTCGCCGTCCAGCCCTCGGTGCCCGACAACCGGGCCGACCGCACCTACCTGCTGCGCCGGGCCGTCGAGCACGCCCGGAAGAACCCCGACCGCGAGGTGCTGGTCAAGCTCCGCAGCAAGCCCGGCGAGCACACCACGCACATCGAGGAGCTGCCGTACCAGAAGCTGGTGGCCAAGCTGGAGGGCGGCACCCCGGAGAACTTCCGCCTCGCCTACGGGAACATGGGCGAGGTCCTGGACACCACCGACCTGCTGGTCACGGTCAGCTCCACCGCCGCCCTGGAGTCGCTGCACCGCGGCATCCCCACCGCCGTCCTCACCGACCTGGGCATCCGCGAGGTGCTCGGCAACCACCACTTCCTCGGCTCCGGCTGCCTCGCCTCCTGGGACGAACTGGACGCCGGCTACCTGCCCGAGCCCGACCCCGGGTGGGTCGCCCGGCAGGGCGTGGCCGTCGGCGACGCCTACCGCACCGCCTTCGACGCCGCCCGCGCCCGGGTCGCCGCCCTCGCCGCCGCCGACCGGCTGCCGCCGCCGGCCCCCTACTACACGCCCACCACCGCGCCCGGGTACCTCCCGCGCATCCTGGGCCGCTACGGCTTCCAGCCCGACGGCACCCCGCGCCCCGGCGCCGCCCCCGACGCCGCCGCGGCCGGCGGCCTGCGCCGGGTGGTCCGCAACACCATGCGCGAGGCGGCCCGCGGGGCGTACCGGCACGGCGTGCAGCGGGTGGCCCCGGTGATCCGCCGGATGGGGGAGCTGTGA
- a CDS encoding amidohydrolase, with amino-acid sequence MSPETGLSQGDAAAEAEPAGVLPEGLRSELITFRRDLHMHPELGNCEFRTTAAIKARLEQAGLDPQVLPGGTGVVCDIGTPAPGQSRLALRADIDALPIPDVKTVAYRSTVPDRAHACGHDVHTTVVLGAGLVLAGLAREGRLPRPVRLLFQPAEEVLPGGAADAVEAGVLDGVGRILAVHCDPRVDVGRIGLRTGPITSACDRLEVALSGPGGHTARPHLTTDLVTAAAKVATEVPALLARRVDTRSGLAVTWGRLTTGHACNVIPQRAELSGTVRCLDLPAWREAPDLVHAAVDEVAALYGAKSEITYVRGVPPVVNEETSADLLRRAMAARRGPDAVEGTEQSLGGEDFSWYLEHVPGAMARLGVRRVGDTARRDLHRGDFDVDEGAIQVGVELFTAAALLDRHLP; translated from the coding sequence ATGTCCCCGGAGACCGGGCTGTCCCAGGGCGACGCCGCCGCCGAAGCGGAACCGGCCGGCGTCCTGCCCGAGGGGCTGCGCAGCGAGCTGATCACCTTCCGTCGCGATCTGCACATGCACCCCGAGCTGGGCAACTGTGAGTTCCGGACCACCGCGGCGATCAAGGCGAGACTGGAACAGGCCGGGCTCGACCCACAGGTGCTGCCCGGTGGCACCGGGGTGGTCTGCGACATCGGCACCCCGGCCCCGGGGCAGTCCCGGCTGGCGCTGCGCGCGGACATCGACGCACTGCCCATCCCGGACGTGAAGACCGTGGCGTACCGCTCCACCGTCCCGGACCGGGCGCACGCCTGCGGCCACGACGTCCACACCACCGTGGTGCTCGGCGCCGGGCTGGTCCTCGCCGGTCTGGCCCGGGAGGGGAGGCTGCCCCGGCCGGTCCGGCTGCTCTTCCAGCCCGCCGAGGAGGTGCTGCCCGGCGGCGCCGCGGACGCCGTGGAGGCGGGCGTGCTCGACGGGGTGGGCCGCATCCTGGCGGTGCACTGCGACCCGCGGGTGGACGTGGGCCGGATCGGGCTGCGGACCGGGCCGATCACCTCCGCCTGCGACCGGCTGGAGGTCGCCCTCAGCGGCCCCGGCGGCCACACCGCCCGCCCGCACCTGACCACCGACCTGGTCACCGCCGCCGCCAAGGTCGCCACCGAGGTGCCCGCGCTGCTCGCCCGGCGGGTGGACACCCGCTCCGGCCTCGCCGTCACCTGGGGACGGCTGACCACCGGCCACGCCTGCAACGTCATCCCGCAGCGCGCCGAGCTGTCCGGCACCGTCCGCTGCCTGGACCTGCCCGCCTGGCGCGAGGCGCCCGACCTGGTGCACGCCGCGGTGGACGAGGTCGCGGCGCTGTACGGCGCCAAGTCGGAGATCACCTACGTACGCGGGGTGCCGCCGGTGGTCAACGAGGAGACCTCCGCGGACCTGCTGCGCCGGGCGATGGCGGCGCGGCGCGGGCCGGACGCGGTGGAGGGCACCGAGCAGAGCCTGGGCGGCGAGGACTTCTCCTGGTACCTGGAGCACGTGCCCGGGGCGATGGCCCGGCTGGGCGTGCGGCGGGTGGGCGACACCGCCCGGCGTGACCTGCACCGTGGCGATTTCGACGTGGACGAGGGGGCGATCCAGGTCGGTGTGGAACTGTTCACCGCGGCGGCTTTGCTCGACCGACACCTTCCGTAG
- a CDS encoding glycosyltransferase family 2 protein — MVKLSVIVPFYNVQTYAPDTLRSLRANAREDFEFILVDDCSADGTPDILERARRELPGAVLVRHEQNGGLATARNTGLDAASGEYLTFLDGDDWVAPGYYEQLLGAIEGLGVDFVRTDHVQCTNRGRSVHRVPVGRRDEVLDPRGAILPADRSTSVDYAFAWAGIYHRRLADQGLLHFTHGLRTAEDRPWIWRLHREARTFAVVGLLGVFYRRGVSTSLTQIGDVRQLDFIRAFDQVIEETARDREADRLLPKAVRTYCAIISHHLGNIERFEPAVARKLRTMSAAAMRRMPQDVLKAALDSMDYERAARLRRLRRRTVAGEVAA, encoded by the coding sequence GTGGTTAAGCTCTCCGTCATCGTGCCGTTCTACAACGTGCAGACCTATGCCCCTGACACCCTCAGAAGTCTGCGCGCGAACGCGCGTGAGGACTTCGAATTCATCCTCGTGGACGACTGCTCCGCCGACGGGACGCCGGACATCCTGGAGCGTGCCCGGCGCGAGCTGCCGGGGGCCGTACTGGTCCGTCACGAGCAGAACGGCGGGCTCGCCACCGCCCGTAACACGGGACTGGACGCGGCGAGCGGCGAGTACCTGACGTTCCTGGACGGGGACGACTGGGTCGCCCCCGGGTATTACGAGCAGCTCCTGGGCGCCATCGAGGGGTTGGGGGTGGACTTCGTCCGCACCGACCATGTGCAGTGCACCAACCGGGGCCGCAGCGTGCACCGGGTGCCGGTGGGCCGGCGGGACGAGGTGCTCGACCCCCGGGGCGCCATCCTCCCCGCCGACCGCTCCACCTCCGTGGACTACGCCTTCGCGTGGGCGGGCATCTACCACCGCCGCCTCGCCGACCAGGGCCTGCTGCATTTCACCCACGGGCTGCGCACCGCGGAGGACCGCCCGTGGATCTGGCGGCTGCACCGCGAGGCGCGCACCTTCGCGGTGGTCGGGCTGCTCGGCGTCTTCTACCGGCGGGGGGTGAGCACGTCGCTCACCCAGATCGGTGATGTGCGGCAGCTCGATTTCATTCGCGCATTCGATCAGGTGATTGAGGAAACCGCGCGGGACCGGGAGGCGGACCGGCTGCTCCCGAAAGCCGTGCGCACCTATTGTGCGATCATTTCCCACCACCTGGGGAATATCGAACGGTTCGAACCCGCTGTCGCGCGCAAGCTGCGCACCATGAGCGCGGCGGCGATGCGGCGCATGCCGCAGGACGTGCTGAAGGCGGCGCTGGACTCCATGGACTACGAACGTGCCGCACGGCTCCGGCGGCTGCGCCGGCGGACCGTGGCCGGAGAGGTGGCGGCCTGA
- a CDS encoding alpha-2,8-polysialyltransferase family protein, which produces MPATGARGRTQIFFASTLYGVATIAAALDAEMFPAADRRLLLVSNNAAVPETAPSLDEMAGFEQLRDRFDRVLSWNETIRPFHPGGWSPRGNDVPMWERYLRLLWGLGDDRVELVLESIQVDPALALARLFPDSPLEVYADGLMSYGPTRNKLDPLIGTRIRRLLHLDLVPGLKPLLLTEFGVEPEIVPTDTFTKVLSDLSHAVPDRELEALSTSAERPALLLGQYLSALNILTPEEEEELHVRMVRGAYALGHRNIVFKPHPTAPARWSRMLEKEAGELGAALTVVDTPVLAEVLYQRMRPALVVGCFSTALLTATTFYGLPAARLGTEVLLERLTPYQNSNRIPVTVVDALLPDLEDRAAVAAWTPASTAHAVRDKDLTGLVTAVGFAMQAQLYPQLRPAAERYLALSLDDHTWRYFKRRRLTALALPGAMPSQLGFIPRNETVRRVAKRARAVQRKIKKKAGK; this is translated from the coding sequence ATGCCCGCGACCGGTGCCCGAGGGCGCACCCAGATCTTCTTCGCCTCCACCCTGTACGGCGTGGCCACCATCGCGGCCGCCCTGGACGCGGAGATGTTCCCCGCGGCGGACCGGCGGCTGCTGCTGGTGAGCAACAACGCCGCGGTGCCGGAGACCGCCCCGTCGCTGGACGAGATGGCCGGTTTCGAGCAGCTGCGGGACCGGTTCGACCGGGTGCTGTCGTGGAACGAGACGATCCGCCCGTTCCACCCCGGCGGGTGGTCGCCGCGCGGCAACGACGTGCCGATGTGGGAGCGTTACCTGCGGCTGCTGTGGGGCCTGGGTGACGACCGGGTGGAGCTGGTCCTGGAGTCCATCCAGGTCGACCCGGCGCTGGCGCTGGCCCGGCTCTTCCCGGACTCCCCGCTGGAGGTCTACGCGGACGGGCTGATGAGCTACGGGCCCACCCGCAACAAGCTGGACCCGCTGATCGGCACCCGCATCCGCCGGCTGCTCCACCTGGACCTGGTCCCGGGGCTGAAGCCGCTGCTGCTGACCGAGTTCGGCGTGGAGCCGGAGATCGTGCCCACCGACACCTTCACCAAGGTGCTCTCCGACCTCTCGCACGCGGTGCCGGACCGGGAGCTGGAGGCGCTCAGCACCTCGGCGGAGCGGCCGGCCCTGCTGCTGGGCCAGTACCTGTCGGCGCTCAACATCCTCACCCCCGAGGAAGAGGAGGAGCTGCACGTCCGGATGGTGCGGGGCGCCTACGCGCTGGGCCACCGCAACATCGTCTTCAAGCCGCACCCCACCGCCCCGGCGCGCTGGTCGCGGATGCTGGAGAAGGAGGCCGGGGAGCTGGGCGCGGCGCTCACCGTGGTGGACACCCCGGTCCTGGCCGAGGTGCTGTACCAGCGGATGCGGCCGGCGCTGGTGGTCGGTTGTTTCTCCACCGCGCTGCTCACCGCCACCACCTTCTACGGGCTGCCCGCCGCGCGGCTGGGCACCGAGGTGCTGCTGGAGCGGCTGACCCCGTACCAGAACAGCAACCGCATCCCGGTGACCGTGGTGGACGCGCTCCTGCCGGACCTGGAGGACCGGGCGGCGGTCGCCGCCTGGACGCCCGCGTCCACGGCGCACGCGGTGCGGGACAAGGACCTCACCGGGCTGGTCACCGCGGTCGGGTTCGCCATGCAGGCGCAGCTGTACCCGCAGTTGCGGCCGGCCGCCGAGCGGTACCTCGCGCTCAGCCTGGACGACCACACCTGGCGCTACTTCAAGCGGCGCCGGCTGACCGCGCTGGCGCTGCCCGGGGCGATGCCCTCCCAGCTGGGCTTCATCCCGCGCAACGAGACGGTCCGCCGGGTGGCCAAGCGGGCCCGCGCCGTACAGCGCAAGATCAAGAAGAAGGCCGGGAAGTGA
- a CDS encoding acylneuraminate cytidylyltransferase, with product MPPTTERRVVAVIPARGGSKGVPAKNLAAVGGVPLVARAVRECRAARLVTDVLVSTDDAGIAAAARGAGAEVVQRPSGIAGDTATSEAAVLHALDVFEDRHRATADVVLLVQCTSPFIVREDIDGVVAAVVEDGADSALTVAPFHGFVWRDAADDGGFGTEALAAAPAAATTGPATGTTAAPVPGPAAGAAGEDTGSRGYGVNHDKSFRPRRQDRPQDLLETGAAYAMRVDGFRAERHRFFGRTALVRTDPARVLEIDDPHDLARARALAPLLDVPRAGSLPTRADIDAVVIDFDGTQTDDRVLIDSEGRELVAVHRGDGLGIAALRRAGLPLLILSTEQNPVVAARARKLRIPVLHGIDRKDLALKQWCEDEGIAPERVLYVGNDVNDLSCFDLVGWPVAVATAHDVVRGAARAVTTAPGGHGAIREIATWLLGKELS from the coding sequence ATGCCCCCCACCACCGAGCGCCGCGTGGTCGCCGTGATCCCCGCCCGCGGCGGATCGAAGGGCGTGCCCGCCAAGAACCTCGCCGCCGTCGGCGGCGTGCCGCTGGTCGCCCGCGCGGTCCGCGAGTGCCGCGCCGCCCGGCTGGTGACGGACGTGCTCGTCTCCACCGACGACGCCGGCATCGCCGCCGCCGCCCGCGGCGCCGGGGCCGAGGTGGTCCAGCGCCCCTCCGGCATCGCCGGCGACACCGCCACCAGCGAGGCCGCCGTCCTGCACGCGCTCGACGTCTTCGAGGACCGTCACCGGGCCACCGCCGACGTGGTGCTGCTCGTCCAGTGCACCAGCCCGTTCATCGTCCGCGAGGACATCGACGGGGTGGTCGCCGCCGTCGTCGAGGACGGCGCCGACAGCGCGCTGACCGTCGCCCCCTTCCACGGCTTCGTCTGGCGCGACGCCGCCGACGACGGCGGGTTCGGCACCGAGGCCCTGGCCGCCGCGCCCGCCGCGGCCACCACCGGACCGGCCACCGGGACCACCGCCGCGCCGGTGCCCGGCCCGGCCGCCGGCGCCGCCGGGGAGGACACCGGCAGCCGCGGCTACGGCGTCAACCACGACAAGTCCTTCCGGCCGCGCCGCCAGGACCGCCCCCAGGACCTGCTGGAGACCGGCGCCGCCTACGCGATGCGGGTGGACGGCTTCCGCGCCGAGCGGCACCGCTTCTTCGGCCGCACCGCGCTGGTGCGCACCGACCCGGCGCGGGTCCTGGAGATCGACGACCCGCACGACCTGGCCCGGGCCCGTGCCCTGGCGCCGCTGCTGGACGTGCCCCGGGCCGGCTCCCTCCCCACCCGTGCCGACATCGACGCGGTGGTCATCGACTTCGACGGCACCCAGACCGACGACAGGGTGCTGATCGACTCCGAAGGACGCGAACTCGTCGCCGTGCACCGCGGCGACGGGCTCGGGATCGCCGCGCTGCGCCGCGCCGGGCTGCCGCTGCTGATCCTGTCCACGGAGCAGAACCCGGTCGTCGCCGCCCGCGCGCGGAAGCTCCGCATCCCCGTGCTGCACGGCATCGACCGCAAGGATCTCGCACTGAAGCAGTGGTGCGAGGACGAGGGCATCGCCCCCGAGCGGGTCCTCTATGTCGGAAACGACGTCAACGATCTGTCGTGCTTCGACCTGGTCGGCTGGCCGGTCGCGGTGGCGACCGCGCACGACGTCGTGCGCGGTGCCGCCCGGGCGGTGACCACCGCACCCGGAGGGCACGGGGCGATCCGCGAGATCGCCACCTGGCTCCTCGGAAAGGAACTCTCCTAG
- a CDS encoding ABC transporter ATP-binding protein, which translates to MKAASAPQGEPSADASSDVAVQLRGITKRFPGVVANHDIDITVRRGTVHALVGENGAGKSTLMKILYGMQRPDEGTIEIDGSPVQLHTPADAIVRGVGMVHQHFMLADNLTVLENVVLGAERLHGIGSRARAKIMEISDAYGLGVRPDALVEDLGVADRQRVEILKVLYRGARTLILDEPTAVLVPQEVDALFANLRELKSEGLTVIFISHKLGEVLSVADDITVIRRGTTVASVVPSETTPKQLAELMVGSELPSPETRESTVTDTPMLTVSDLHLTARDVDGVERAVLDRISFTIRKGEVLGIAGVEGNGQAELVEAIMGMRVPDAGTVTLDGADISQAPTRKRREDGIGYIPEDRHRHGLLLDAPLWENRILGHVTERPNSRHGLLDPGAARRDTERIVAEYDVRTPGIEVTAASLSGGNQQKLIVGREMSHDPKLLIAAHPTRGVDVGAQAQIWDQIREARREGLAVLLISADLDELIGLSDTLRVMYRGRLVADADPATITPEELGSAMTGAASGHLEAADGDPSGDAARDAGGEDR; encoded by the coding sequence ATCAAAGCCGCCAGCGCCCCTCAGGGCGAGCCCTCCGCCGACGCCTCCTCGGACGTCGCGGTACAGCTCCGCGGAATCACCAAGCGGTTCCCCGGAGTCGTCGCCAACCACGACATCGACATCACCGTGCGCCGCGGGACCGTACATGCCCTCGTGGGCGAGAACGGCGCCGGCAAGTCCACCCTGATGAAGATCCTCTACGGGATGCAGCGTCCCGACGAGGGCACCATCGAGATCGACGGCAGCCCGGTGCAGCTGCACACGCCCGCCGACGCCATCGTGCGCGGGGTGGGCATGGTGCACCAGCACTTCATGCTCGCCGACAACCTCACCGTGCTGGAGAACGTCGTCCTCGGCGCGGAGCGGCTGCACGGCATCGGCTCCCGCGCCCGCGCCAAGATCATGGAGATCTCCGACGCCTACGGCCTGGGGGTCCGCCCGGACGCCCTGGTGGAGGACCTCGGCGTCGCCGACCGCCAGCGGGTGGAGATCCTCAAGGTCCTCTACCGCGGCGCGCGCACCCTCATCCTCGACGAGCCGACCGCGGTGCTGGTCCCGCAGGAGGTGGACGCGCTCTTCGCCAACCTGCGCGAGCTCAAGAGCGAGGGCCTGACCGTCATCTTCATCTCGCACAAGCTGGGCGAGGTGCTCTCCGTCGCCGACGACATCACCGTCATCCGGCGCGGCACCACGGTGGCCTCGGTCGTCCCGTCCGAGACCACCCCCAAGCAGCTCGCCGAGCTGATGGTCGGCAGCGAACTGCCGTCGCCGGAGACCCGCGAGTCCACGGTCACCGACACCCCGATGCTCACCGTCTCCGACCTGCACCTGACCGCGCGGGACGTGGACGGCGTGGAGCGCGCGGTGCTGGACCGGATCAGCTTCACCATCCGCAAGGGCGAGGTGCTCGGCATCGCCGGCGTCGAGGGCAACGGCCAGGCCGAACTCGTCGAGGCCATCATGGGCATGCGGGTCCCGGACGCCGGGACCGTCACCCTGGACGGCGCCGACATCAGCCAGGCCCCCACCCGCAAGCGGCGCGAGGACGGCATCGGGTACATCCCCGAGGACCGCCACCGGCACGGACTGCTGCTGGACGCCCCGCTGTGGGAGAACCGCATCCTCGGGCACGTCACCGAGCGGCCCAACAGCCGCCACGGCCTGCTCGACCCGGGCGCCGCACGCCGCGACACCGAGCGGATCGTCGCCGAGTACGACGTGCGCACCCCCGGCATCGAGGTCACCGCGGCCTCGCTGTCCGGCGGCAACCAGCAGAAGCTGATCGTCGGCCGCGAGATGAGCCACGACCCCAAGCTGCTGATCGCCGCGCACCCCACGCGCGGCGTGGACGTCGGCGCCCAGGCCCAGATCTGGGACCAGATCCGCGAGGCGCGCCGCGAGGGGCTCGCGGTGCTGCTGATCTCCGCCGACCTGGACGAGCTGATCGGCCTGTCCGACACCCTGCGCGTCATGTACCGCGGCCGCCTGGTCGCCGACGCCGACCCTGCCACGATCACCCCGGAGGAGCTGGGCTCGGCCATGACCGGCGCGGCTTCCGGCCACCTGGAGGCAGCCGACGGCGACCCGTCCGGCGACGCCGCCCGGGACGCTGGGGGAGAGGACCGATGA
- a CDS encoding N-acetylneuraminate synthase family protein, with the protein MSSNTRLRTLGDKIVGPGHPVYVTGEIGINHNGDLENAFKLIDVAAEAGCDAVKFQKRTPEICTPRDQWDIERDTPWGRMTYIDYRHRVEFGEDEYRQIDEHCKKRGIAWFASPWDTEAVAFLEKFDLPAHKVASASLTDDELLRALRATGRTIILSTGMSTPKQIRHAVEVLGSENILLCHATSTYPAKAEELNLRVINTLQAEYPNVPIGYSGHETGLQTTLAAVALGAVFVERHITLDRAMWGSDQAASVEPQGLERLVRDIRVIEESLGDGVKKVYDSELGPMKKLRRVAGVVAEAGDREPATV; encoded by the coding sequence GTGAGCTCCAACACCCGCCTCCGCACCCTCGGCGACAAGATCGTCGGCCCCGGCCACCCGGTCTACGTCACCGGTGAGATCGGCATCAACCACAACGGTGATCTGGAGAACGCGTTCAAGCTGATCGACGTGGCCGCCGAGGCCGGCTGCGACGCGGTCAAGTTCCAGAAGCGCACCCCGGAGATCTGCACCCCGCGCGACCAGTGGGACATCGAGCGCGACACCCCGTGGGGCCGGATGACCTACATCGACTACCGCCACCGCGTGGAGTTCGGCGAGGACGAGTACCGCCAGATCGACGAGCACTGCAAGAAGCGCGGCATCGCCTGGTTCGCCTCCCCGTGGGACACCGAGGCCGTCGCCTTCCTGGAGAAGTTCGACCTGCCGGCGCACAAGGTGGCCTCCGCCTCGCTCACCGACGACGAGCTGCTGCGCGCGCTGCGCGCCACCGGCCGGACGATCATCCTCTCCACCGGCATGTCCACCCCCAAGCAGATCCGCCACGCGGTGGAGGTGCTCGGCAGCGAGAACATCCTGCTCTGCCACGCCACCTCCACCTACCCGGCCAAGGCCGAGGAGCTCAACCTGCGGGTCATCAACACCCTCCAGGCCGAGTACCCGAACGTGCCGATCGGCTACTCCGGCCACGAGACCGGCCTGCAGACCACGCTCGCCGCGGTCGCCCTCGGCGCGGTCTTCGTGGAGCGCCACATCACCCTGGACCGCGCCATGTGGGGCTCCGACCAGGCCGCCTCCGTGGAGCCGCAGGGCCTGGAGCGCCTGGTCCGTGACATCCGCGTCATCGAGGAGTCGCTCGGCGACGGCGTCAAGAAGGTGTACGACAGCGAGCTCGGCCCGATGAAGAAGCTGCGCCGCGTGGCGGGCGTCGTCGCCGAGGCCGGGGACCGCGAGCCCGCCACCGTCTGA
- a CDS encoding BMP family lipoprotein, producing the protein MRRVSTIAVAGIATAALAFSVTACGSSSDESGKDAGVGLAYDVGGRGDHSFNDSAAKGYDKALKEFKIKGKELTAKDGDTEADRYDKLASLAEAGYNPVIGVGYAWTPSMQKIAKEEKFKDTTFGIVDSVVDAKNVASIVFTEQESSYLAGVAAGLKTKTDKVGFIGGTDSALIKKFAGGFEQGLKATNPKASLDVQWVKINDAAGFGMPDRGKAIAQGMLSKDIDVIYSAAGSSGAGAIEATAGKKGTWSIGVDGDQYYSKGLASYRDTILTSALKNVDGGVYDLIKSVQDDKPLTGVQRYSLAEGGVGISFSGGFLDDIKPKIEEAKKKIIDGEIKVVDTYKG; encoded by the coding sequence GTGCGCCGGGTATCCACGATCGCTGTCGCGGGCATCGCCACCGCGGCACTCGCTTTTTCCGTCACCGCCTGTGGCAGCAGCTCCGACGAGAGCGGCAAGGACGCGGGCGTCGGCCTCGCCTACGACGTCGGCGGCCGTGGTGACCACTCGTTCAACGACTCCGCGGCCAAGGGCTACGACAAGGCCCTCAAGGAGTTCAAGATCAAGGGCAAGGAGCTGACGGCCAAGGACGGGGACACCGAGGCCGACCGCTACGACAAGCTCGCCAGCCTGGCCGAGGCCGGTTACAACCCGGTCATCGGTGTCGGCTACGCCTGGACCCCCTCCATGCAGAAGATCGCCAAGGAGGAGAAGTTCAAGGACACCACCTTCGGCATCGTGGACTCGGTCGTCGACGCCAAGAACGTCGCCTCCATCGTCTTCACCGAGCAGGAGAGCTCCTACCTCGCCGGTGTCGCGGCGGGCCTGAAGACCAAGACCGACAAGGTCGGCTTCATCGGCGGCACCGACAGCGCGCTGATCAAGAAGTTCGCCGGCGGGTTCGAGCAGGGCCTGAAGGCCACCAACCCCAAGGCGTCCCTGGACGTCCAGTGGGTCAAGATCAACGACGCGGCGGGCTTCGGTATGCCGGACCGCGGCAAGGCGATCGCCCAGGGCATGCTCTCCAAGGACATCGACGTGATCTACTCGGCCGCCGGCTCCTCCGGCGCCGGGGCCATCGAGGCGACCGCGGGCAAGAAGGGCACCTGGTCCATCGGCGTCGACGGTGACCAGTACTACTCCAAGGGCCTGGCCAGCTACCGGGACACCATCCTCACCTCCGCGCTGAAGAACGTGGACGGCGGCGTCTACGACCTGATCAAGTCCGTCCAGGACGACAAGCCGCTCACCGGCGTGCAGCGGTACTCCCTCGCCGAGGGCGGCGTGGGCATCTCCTTCTCCGGCGGCTTCCTCGACGACATCAAGCCGAAGATCGAAGAGGCCAAGAAGAAGATCATCGACGGTGAGATCAAGGTGGTCGACACCTACAAGGGCTGA